Genomic segment of Alcanivorax borkumensis SK2:
ATATGCGTCTCTCCCTGGCTAGAATGGCTGGTGCCACATCGGTAAGGCGCGGCCGGGTTCGTTAGTGTGGTGTCTGTATTCGTTGATTGCTTCAGTGATTGATTGTGAGCATCGAATATTCGCCCTGTATTTTCTACGCGATACTTTTGTTGTGTACGGGTAAATGGAAAAATGATGATCGGACAACTTCGTGGCACCCTGTTGGAAAAACGCCCCCCGGTGCTGCTGCTGGACGTAAATGGCGTTGGCTATGAAGTCGAGGCACCGATGACGGTGTTCTACGATTTGCCCGAGGCGGGTGCGGAGCTCACCTTGCACACGCATTTTGTGGTCCGTGAAGATGCTCAGTTGCTGTATGGTTTCGCCGATCGTTATGAGCGTGAGCTGTTTCGCGCTTTGATCAAGGTGAATGGGGTGGGGCCAAAAATGGCGTTGGCTATTCTTTCTGGCATAGAGGCTGATCGTCTGGCGCGCTGTATTCAGGATCAGGACACCACGTCACTTGTGAAGGTGCCGGGCATTGGGAAAAAAACCGCCGAGCGTTTGGTTATCGAGATGAGAGACCGACTCGATAAGATTGATGGTGGGCCAGTGAGTGTGCCGGGCCGGGTCGATACGGATCAACCTGATGATGCTCGCAGTGACGCCATTGCGGCCCTGGAGGCGCTGGGCTACCGCAACAAGGATGCCGCTGTTGCGGTGGGTAAAGCGGCAGATCAAGAAGGCATGAGCAGCGAGCAACTGATCCGTAAGGCGCTTAAAAGTCTGGCCCGCTAGTGCTTTGAGCCAGAGTTGCATAACACTTTGTGATAACAGTAATGGCAGTACGGTATCAGGGTACGATACGCTAGCGACTCCCACGATATAGAGGCAAGCCCGCTGCAGGCATGGATAACGAACGAGTCATTACCGCGGTTGCCGTTGGTAGCCAAGAAGAACAGCAAGACAGGGCGATTCGCCCGGCCAGCTTGGCGGATTATCATGGGCAGCCGAAAGTCAGCGAGCGCATGGAAATCTTTATTGATGCCGCCCGCGGACGCAATGAGGCCCTTGATCATACTTTAATTTTCGGCCCGCCCGGTCTCGGCAAGACGACGCTTGCCCATATCATTGCCCGAGAAATGGGCTGCGATCTCAAGTCCACCTCTGGTCCGGTGCTGGAAAAGGCAGGCGATTTGGCGGCCATCCTGACCAACCTGGAAGAGGGCGATGTGCTTTTTGTGGATGAAATTCACCGCCTGTCTCCGGTGGTAGAGGAAATCCTTTATCCGGCTATGGAAGATTACCAGTTGGATATCATGATCGGTGAAGGGCCGGCCGCCCGTTCCATCAAACTGGATCTTCCGCCGTTTACTCTTGTCGGTGCGACCACCCGAGCCGGTTTGCTTACCGCTCCGTTGCGTGATCGTTTTGGTATTGTGCAGCGCCTCGAATTCTATTCTGTAGATGACTTGTCCGGCATTGTTAGCCGCGCCTGCGATATTCTTGCTATTCCTATCGAAGCGGCCGGTGCCATGGAAGTGGCGCGCCGCGCACGTGGTACCCCGCGTATTGCCAATCGCCTGCTGCGCCGCGTGCGCGATTACGCCGAAGTGAAGGGCGATGGGCGGATTACTGAAGAGATCGCCCAGCGAGCCTTGGACATGCTGGAGGTGGACAGTTGTGGTCTGGACGGCACTGACCGGCGCCTGCTGGATATGATCATGCACAAATTTGATGGTGGGCCGGTGGGACTGGAATCCTTGGCAGCAGCACTCAATGAAGACTCCGGAACCTTGGAAGAGGTGGTGGAGCCTTACCTGATACAGCAAGGCTTTATTCAACGCACCCCGCGTGGGCGGGCAGTGACTAACCATGCTTGGCGTCATTTTGGTTTGCAGCGCCCGCGTCAAGACGGTGATTTGTTTAATGATTGAAAAAAATCAACAAAACGGGGAATTTACCCTGCCTGTGCGCGTCTACATCGAAGACACTGATGCAGGTGGCATAGTCTATTACGTGAATTACCTGAAATTCATGGAGCGGGCGCGTACTGAATTTCTACGTACGCTGGGTTATCAGCACTATGCACTGGCGGATGACAATTTTCAGTTTGTCGTTCACTCGGCCAATGTGCAGTATCGCCAGCCGGCACGTATTGATGATGCGCTGACCGTGTCAGCCACACTGAAAAAAATGGGTAAGGCCACGCTGGTGTTTGATCAGCAGGTGCGTAAAGCCGGCGCATTAATTTGTCAGGCAGACATTAAGGTGGCTTGCGTGAGAGCCGATACCCTCAAGCCGGCGGCTATCCCGACGGCACTGTATAAAAAATTTAGCGCGGCCAGCAAAGGAGAAGGGCTACATGGTTGAGGCATCCAGCATGTCTGTCGTCAGTTTGATCAGCAACGCCACCGTGGTGGTGCAGCTGGTGATGGCGCTATTGATTCTGGCGTCGCTGACGTCCTGGTACATGATTGTTGGCCGTTTCCGGGTGCTTGGGCGTGCTCAACGGGCGGGCCGTGCCTTTGAGGGAAAATTCTGGTCCAGCGATGACCTGGCCTCCCTCTACAACCAGAGCCGCAAAGAGCCGGATCTAGATTCCGGCAGCGAGGCGATTTTTCGCGCGGGCTTTCAGGAGTTTGTCCGGCTTTCTAAAAGCGCACGTGGCGGAGAGGCGGTGATGGATGGCGCCCAGCGTGCCATGCGGGTTGCCTTGCAGCGCGAACAGACCCGCCTTACCAAGCATTTACCTTTTCTTGCCACAGTTGGTTCTACCAGCCCTTACGTTGGGTTGTTCGGCACAGTTTGGGGCATCATGAATTCTTTTATGGCGTTGGCGAACGTGAAACAGGCTACGCTCAGCGTGGTTGCCCCGGGTATTGCCGAGGCGCTGATCGCCACCGCCATTGGCTTGTTTGCCGCGATTCCGGCGGTCATGGCTTATAACCGTTTCTCGGCTCAGAGTGATGCGTTACTGACGGAAAATGAAATGTTCGCGGAAGAGTTTTCTTCCGTACTTCACCGTCAAGCCCATGGGCGCGGAGCATAATCATGAGCGGCGTAAAGATACGGGTGCCGCGCAAGCTCGTCGCCGAGATGAACGTGGTGCCTTACATCGATGTGATGCTGGTACTGCTGGTGATCTTCATGGCCACGGCTCCGATGATGACCCAGGGTATTAATGTGGACCTGCCGGACAGCAACAGCGACCCTATTGATACCACTAAGAGCGAGCCTGTGATCATTTCGGTGACTGCGGATGGCCGTTATTTCATTGATGTGGGCGGTGACAGCCAGAAATCTTCTAGCCTGGAAACCGTCAAAGGTCATGTTCTGCGTATTCATAAGCATAAGCCGTCCACCCTGTTTTTGGTGGAAGGTGATGGCAATGTGGCCTATGCCCGGGTGGTGTCATTGATGGGCGCGTTGCAGGAAGCCGGCATTAGCCAACTTGGGTTGGTGACTGAGCCGCAGGGACGCAATGAGTGATCGCCGTGTTGCGTTGTTGTTTACGCTGCTTATTCACTTGCTGGTGTTTGGTTTGTTGGTGTTTAGCTGGAGCACGGATCCGTCATTGCATAAGGCCCCAGTGGTGCCGCCCCATGTGAAGGCGACCATGGTGGAGCGCTCCAAGCAGCAGAAAGCGCCGGTAGCGAAACCCAAGAAGGAAGTAAAACCGACCCCCAAGCCGACAGCAAAACCTAAGCCTAAGCCCAAAACGGAACCTAAACCTAAACCGACGCCCAAGCCCGATCCGAAGCCTGCGCCGGCAAAAAAGCCGGAGCCTAAACCTAAACCCAAATCGGCGCCTAAACCCAAGGCCGAGAAGAAGCTGGTGGTACCGGAGATCGATACCCCGAGCTTGGAAGAGATGTTGGCCGAGGAAGAGCTGGAAATGGACAGGCAGAACAAAGCCTCTGCCCAGCCAGATAAGGAAATGGCTAGTAACGCGGATCAGGCAAATGCACAGGTGGCCAGTTTTACCGATGCCATTGCCTCCCATGTGGGTCAGCAATGGCGGATTCCCGGCAATTATCGTAACCGAGATGACATCCGCACACGGGTAAGAATAAAGATGATCCCTGGTGGTGAAGTGGTGAATGTCTCTGTGGCGCAAAGTAGCGGCTACCCGGATTTTGACGACTCGGTGTTGAATGCAGTCAAGCTAGCCAGCCCACTACCGGTACCTGATGGATCGCTTTTTAACGAACAGTTTCGCTCACTGGTGATCGAATTCGATCCTGGAGTTGCACAATGATAGGTGTGTTAAGGATGCAGCAAACCTGTAAACGAAAGATATGGATGCAAATCAGCGTCGCTTTGGTGACATCTTTGTGGATGATCAGTGCGCAGGCTGAGTTGCTCATCAAGGTAACTGAGGGCCGTGTGGATGCGGTGCCGATCGCTGTAGTGCCTTTTGATGGTGCAAAAAATGCAGAGGAAGATGTCTCCGCGATCGTTCAGGCGGACCTGCACCGCAGCGGTCAGTTTAAACCGCTGCCGCCGCAAGACATGCTCAGCCGCCCCCGTAATGAGCAAGAGATGATTTATCGGGATTTCAAAGTGCTGGGCACAGAGTATGTGATCACCGGCAGCATGAAGCGTCAGGAAACCGGCGGTTACGAGGTCGGTTATGCACTGTTTGATGTGGCGCGGCAAAAGAAATTGATGTCGGAAACCTATCGCCCGCCGGCGTCCCAGCTACGTGATGTGGCCCATGCCATCAGCGATCGTATCTATGAGCAGCTCACTGGGATCCCTGGAGCGTTCTCTACGAAAATTCTTTATGTGACCCATAATCGCCATGATGCCAATCCGTATCAGCTGCAATATGCCGATGCGGATGGCCACCGAGTAACGACCATCTTGCGTAGTAACGAACCGATAATGAGCCCTACCTGGTCGCCAGATGGCAGGAAAATTGCTTACGTTTCCTTTGAAGATCAGGGGCGGCCAGGTATTTATATTCACAACCTGGCCACCACTGAACGGGAGAAGGTGTCCAGCTTTAGCGGCATTAACGGTGCACCAGACTGGTCGCCAGATGGTCAGCACTTGGCGTTGACCTTGTCCCGTGACGGCAATCCCGAAATTTATATGTTGAATCTGTCGACCAAGGTGTTGACCCGGTTAACGAACAATTACGGCATTGATACCGAGCCGCGTTGGTTGCCCGATGGCGAACACTTGGTGTTCACTTCCAGCCGTTCCGGGGGGCCACAGATTTACAAACTGAACATAAATGATAAGTCGGTTCGGCGGGTTTCGTTCCAGGGCGGCTATAATGCGCGCTCGGATGTAACCCCAGACGGCCGCTATCTCGTTTATGTGCATCGACGAAATGGAAATTACAATGTCGGTGTGCAGGACCTCCAGCGTGGCACATTTAATATTGTGACCCGTACCGATATGGATGAATCGCCCAGTGTTGCGCCCAATGGAAGTATGGTAATTTACGGGACGCAACATGGGGGAGCGGGGGTTCTGGAAGCCGTATCCATTGATGGCAGAGTCAAAGTTGAGCTGCCGTCGAAGGAAGGGGAAGTCAGAGAGCCGGCATGGTCGCCGTTCCTCTGAGTGGTGCTCGAGTCCAATACTAGGAAATTATAGGAGTTTTTCGCATGCGTTCATTACTAAACCCGCTGTTTGCTCTGGTTCTGGCAGCTGCATTGGCAGCTTGTTCCAGTACACCGACTGAAGATGATACCTCTGCTACCGATAGCATGTCTCAGACTGATACCTCTCCAGTAACATCTGTTGAGCGGTCAGAGCCGGTTAAGCCCGACACTAGCAGCATTCCGCTAACTGCTGACAACTTCTACAACCATCCGTCCAACTATGACGGTACCACCGATTCACGTGTTATTTACTTCGCATTCGACAGCAACACCATTCCGGCTGCGGCGTTTGAAACCCTGCGAGCCCACGCGACCTACTTGAAGAACAACGCTAACGCGAAAATTCGTCTGGAAGGCCACGCTGATGAGCGCGGTACTCGTGAATACAACGTTGCACTGTCCGAGCGTCGCTCTAAAGCGGTAGAGAAGTTCCTGCGCGTACAGGGTGTTGCTTCTTCTCAGCTTGAAATCGTGTCCTATGGCGAAGAGAAGCCGGCAGCATTTGGTCACTCTGAAATGGATTGGGCCAAAAACCGCCGTGTAGAAATTAACTATCTGTCTGGCCGTCCGTAAGGCATGAAGGTATTGATGAGAGCGCGCCTGATTGTAGGCGCGATGCTCGGCACCTTGGTGTTCTGTGCACATGCACAGAGCACTGGGCCGCTGGCCGTAGAAGAGCGCAGCCTAGCCCAGGCGCAATCAAAAATGCGCAGTGCCTCCACACCGTCTGCTGCGGTGAATGAGGATGGGTTGATGGTATTAATGCAGCAGCAGCAACAGTTTGAAGAGCAGATTCAACAGCTGCAGGGGCAGCTGGAAGAGTTGCGTCATGAACTTTCCACTCTCAAAAAAGCTGAGCGTGAGCGTTATCTGGATCTTGATGCCCGAATTAATACGTTAGCGGAGCGGGGAAGCACTGCGAAGGAAGAGGCTGCAGTCGCGGGTAACAATGACCCGGAAGCGGATCGAGCTGCCTATAACGCCGCTAAAGACAAGTTGGTGGCTGGTGACTTCAGCGGTGCCATTGCCGGTTTCGAGGCGTACCTGAAGGATTTCCCGCAAGGGCTATCCCGGGCGGATGCCCATTTCTGGGCGGGTAAGCTGTACAGTGACCAGAAAGAGCCGGATTTGCAGAAGGCGCAAGGTCATTTCCAAGCTGTGGCGGACAACTACCCGGACCATAGCAAGGCGTCGAAAAGCCTCTATATCTTGGCGGTCATGCAGGCCAACGCCGGAGAAATTTCGCCTGCCAAGGTCAATCTGCACAAGCTTATCAAGCAATATCAGGATAGTAGAGAAGCCAAGCAAGCTCAGGGTCTTCTCGAGCAGCTCAACGAGTAAGCCGCGCCTATCACCTTTATCTGCGTCACAGATGCGGGCAAAGGTGATAGAATCCGCGCATTTCCCCCCTCTTTCAGGGCTTTCAGGAGATGTTGTGGAACTCCGCCTCACCGAAATATTCCATTCGTTACAAGGTGAATCCCGCACTGTGGGCCGCCCAACGGTATTCGTGCGCCTAACGGGTTGCCCGCAACGCTGTGTTTGGTGTGATACAGAATATGCGTTCTCCGGGGGAGAAAAATGGAGTTTGGCCGCTATTCTTGAGGAGGTGGCGGCTCTCGGTGCTCAGTATGTGACGGTGACGGGAGGAGAGCCCTTAGCGCAACCAAGCTGCCTGCCATTGCTTAAGACGCTCTGTGATGAGGGTTATCAAGTAAGCCTGGAAACGGGCGGCGCCATGGATATTGCCGGTGTGGACGAGCGGGTGTCTGTGGTGATGGATCTTAAAGCGCCGGGTTCAGGTGAACAGCACAATAATCGGCTGAGCAATATCGCTCTACTCAAGGCTCACCACCAGGTGAAGTTCGTGCTGGCGGACCGCAAGGATTACGATTGGGCACGCTTTATGCTGGATCAGTACCAGTTACACCAGCGGGTCAGTGATGTGCTGTTCTCACCTGTGCAAGGGACTTTAGCCCCGGGAGACTTGGCGAATTGGATTGTCGAAGACCGTTTGCCGGTACGTTTCCAATTGCAGCTACATAAGCTTCTTTGGAATGATGCTCGCGGACGCTGATTAAGGTCAGACGCAAGATCTCTATGCGCCAAACGTGAAGTCTCACAACCCTAAAGCAAAGAGTAATGAAGGAACCTGCCATGAAAAAAGCCGTGGTGCTGTTGTCCGGTGGCTTGGATTCAGCCACTTGCTTGGCGATCGCCCGTGATCAGGGCTATGCCTGCCATACCATTGCATTCGATTATGGCCAACGCACTCGGTCAGAGTTGGATGCGGCGGAGCGTGTGTCTGGCGTGTTGGGGGCGTTGAGTCACCGTGTCATTGAGCTGGGTATGGGGAATATCGGCGGCTCTGCGTTGACGGATCATTCCATTGAGGTGCCGGAAAACGGGGGTGACGGTATTCCTGTGACCTATGTGCCGGCCCGTAACA
This window contains:
- the ruvA gene encoding Holliday junction branch migration protein RuvA, with translation MIGQLRGTLLEKRPPVLLLDVNGVGYEVEAPMTVFYDLPEAGAELTLHTHFVVREDAQLLYGFADRYERELFRALIKVNGVGPKMALAILSGIEADRLARCIQDQDTTSLVKVPGIGKKTAERLVIEMRDRLDKIDGGPVSVPGRVDTDQPDDARSDAIAALEALGYRNKDAAVAVGKAADQEGMSSEQLIRKALKSLAR
- the ruvB gene encoding Holliday junction branch migration DNA helicase RuvB, yielding MDNERVITAVAVGSQEEQQDRAIRPASLADYHGQPKVSERMEIFIDAARGRNEALDHTLIFGPPGLGKTTLAHIIAREMGCDLKSTSGPVLEKAGDLAAILTNLEEGDVLFVDEIHRLSPVVEEILYPAMEDYQLDIMIGEGPAARSIKLDLPPFTLVGATTRAGLLTAPLRDRFGIVQRLEFYSVDDLSGIVSRACDILAIPIEAAGAMEVARRARGTPRIANRLLRRVRDYAEVKGDGRITEEIAQRALDMLEVDSCGLDGTDRRLLDMIMHKFDGGPVGLESLAAALNEDSGTLEEVVEPYLIQQGFIQRTPRGRAVTNHAWRHFGLQRPRQDGDLFND
- the ybgC gene encoding tol-pal system-associated acyl-CoA thioesterase translates to MIEKNQQNGEFTLPVRVYIEDTDAGGIVYYVNYLKFMERARTEFLRTLGYQHYALADDNFQFVVHSANVQYRQPARIDDALTVSATLKKMGKATLVFDQQVRKAGALICQADIKVACVRADTLKPAAIPTALYKKFSAASKGEGLHG
- the tolQ gene encoding protein TolQ; translated protein: MVEASSMSVVSLISNATVVVQLVMALLILASLTSWYMIVGRFRVLGRAQRAGRAFEGKFWSSDDLASLYNQSRKEPDLDSGSEAIFRAGFQEFVRLSKSARGGEAVMDGAQRAMRVALQREQTRLTKHLPFLATVGSTSPYVGLFGTVWGIMNSFMALANVKQATLSVVAPGIAEALIATAIGLFAAIPAVMAYNRFSAQSDALLTENEMFAEEFSSVLHRQAHGRGA
- the tolR gene encoding protein TolR; this encodes MSGVKIRVPRKLVAEMNVVPYIDVMLVLLVIFMATAPMMTQGINVDLPDSNSDPIDTTKSEPVIISVTADGRYFIDVGGDSQKSSSLETVKGHVLRIHKHKPSTLFLVEGDGNVAYARVVSLMGALQEAGISQLGLVTEPQGRNE
- a CDS encoding cell envelope integrity protein TolA, which gives rise to MSDRRVALLFTLLIHLLVFGLLVFSWSTDPSLHKAPVVPPHVKATMVERSKQQKAPVAKPKKEVKPTPKPTAKPKPKPKTEPKPKPTPKPDPKPAPAKKPEPKPKPKSAPKPKAEKKLVVPEIDTPSLEEMLAEEELEMDRQNKASAQPDKEMASNADQANAQVASFTDAIASHVGQQWRIPGNYRNRDDIRTRVRIKMIPGGEVVNVSVAQSSGYPDFDDSVLNAVKLASPLPVPDGSLFNEQFRSLVIEFDPGVAQ
- the tolB gene encoding Tol-Pal system beta propeller repeat protein TolB, coding for MQQTCKRKIWMQISVALVTSLWMISAQAELLIKVTEGRVDAVPIAVVPFDGAKNAEEDVSAIVQADLHRSGQFKPLPPQDMLSRPRNEQEMIYRDFKVLGTEYVITGSMKRQETGGYEVGYALFDVARQKKLMSETYRPPASQLRDVAHAISDRIYEQLTGIPGAFSTKILYVTHNRHDANPYQLQYADADGHRVTTILRSNEPIMSPTWSPDGRKIAYVSFEDQGRPGIYIHNLATTEREKVSSFSGINGAPDWSPDGQHLALTLSRDGNPEIYMLNLSTKVLTRLTNNYGIDTEPRWLPDGEHLVFTSSRSGGPQIYKLNINDKSVRRVSFQGGYNARSDVTPDGRYLVYVHRRNGNYNVGVQDLQRGTFNIVTRTDMDESPSVAPNGSMVIYGTQHGGAGVLEAVSIDGRVKVELPSKEGEVREPAWSPFL
- the pal gene encoding peptidoglycan-associated lipoprotein Pal; the protein is MRSLLNPLFALVLAAALAACSSTPTEDDTSATDSMSQTDTSPVTSVERSEPVKPDTSSIPLTADNFYNHPSNYDGTTDSRVIYFAFDSNTIPAAAFETLRAHATYLKNNANAKIRLEGHADERGTREYNVALSERRSKAVEKFLRVQGVASSQLEIVSYGEEKPAAFGHSEMDWAKNRRVEINYLSGRP
- a CDS encoding YbgF trimerization domain-containing protein yields the protein MRARLIVGAMLGTLVFCAHAQSTGPLAVEERSLAQAQSKMRSASTPSAAVNEDGLMVLMQQQQQFEEQIQQLQGQLEELRHELSTLKKAERERYLDLDARINTLAERGSTAKEEAAVAGNNDPEADRAAYNAAKDKLVAGDFSGAIAGFEAYLKDFPQGLSRADAHFWAGKLYSDQKEPDLQKAQGHFQAVADNYPDHSKASKSLYILAVMQANAGEISPAKVNLHKLIKQYQDSREAKQAQGLLEQLNE
- the queE gene encoding 7-carboxy-7-deazaguanine synthase QueE translates to MELRLTEIFHSLQGESRTVGRPTVFVRLTGCPQRCVWCDTEYAFSGGEKWSLAAILEEVAALGAQYVTVTGGEPLAQPSCLPLLKTLCDEGYQVSLETGGAMDIAGVDERVSVVMDLKAPGSGEQHNNRLSNIALLKAHHQVKFVLADRKDYDWARFMLDQYQLHQRVSDVLFSPVQGTLAPGDLANWIVEDRLPVRFQLQLHKLLWNDARGR